From one Leifsonia soli genomic stretch:
- a CDS encoding siderophore-interacting protein, with amino-acid sequence MARTNMQATRVKPERSELLVLHVLRRERISSGFVRVTLGGGDVERFVPQGYDQWFRLFIPVGDDSSLDRLPTKLDALAYARYLAISKAVRPVLRNYTVRAYRPDGPEGPELDVDFVLHRAADGSSGPAAAWAEGCARGDAVAIIDEGRTFAPAAEIAHLRIVADETGLPAAAGILASLAERSSGSSGVEGTAVIEVPNPDDVQELIAPAGMDVRWAVRRGRGGVPGALAADAARSLAVPAVRSYGWVVGESELAVGMRRHWVSTGTAKADIVFCGYWKSRH; translated from the coding sequence ATGGCACGGACGAACATGCAGGCGACACGCGTGAAGCCGGAGCGCTCCGAGTTGCTCGTTCTGCATGTGCTCCGCCGCGAGCGGATCTCGTCCGGATTCGTCCGCGTGACGCTCGGCGGCGGAGATGTCGAGCGGTTCGTGCCCCAGGGGTACGACCAGTGGTTCCGGCTCTTCATCCCGGTGGGCGACGACTCGAGCCTCGATCGGCTCCCCACGAAGCTCGACGCCCTGGCCTACGCCCGCTACCTCGCCATCTCGAAGGCCGTGCGCCCGGTGCTGCGCAACTACACCGTCCGTGCTTACCGGCCCGATGGTCCGGAAGGTCCAGAGCTCGACGTCGACTTCGTCCTGCATCGGGCGGCCGACGGCTCCAGCGGTCCCGCTGCGGCCTGGGCGGAGGGATGTGCGCGAGGCGACGCGGTCGCCATCATCGACGAGGGCCGCACCTTCGCTCCGGCGGCGGAGATCGCGCACCTGCGGATCGTGGCCGACGAGACCGGGCTTCCCGCTGCGGCCGGAATCCTGGCCTCTCTCGCCGAGCGATCGAGCGGCTCGTCCGGCGTCGAGGGCACTGCCGTCATCGAGGTCCCGAATCCGGACGACGTGCAGGAGCTCATCGCACCGGCGGGGATGGACGTGCGCTGGGCTGTCCGGCGCGGGCGCGGTGGTGTGCCGGGCGCGCTCGCCGCCGATGCCGCGCGGTCGCTCGCGGTGCCGGCGGTGCGCTCGTACGGCTGGGTGGTGGGCGAGTCGGAGCTGGCGGTCGGGATGCGCAGGCACTGGGTCTCCACCGGCACGGCGAAGGCCGACATCGTGTTCTGCGGGTACTGGAAATCGCGGCACTGA
- a CDS encoding ATP-binding protein, translated as MDGDEAVDATARPVLILYCALPGAGKTTAARERERETGAIRFSPIRFSTDEWMAELGLDYFDPLRDRVQARLDRLWRQLLERGQSVILEDGSWTRAERDELRRLARRSGAITELHVFDIPVEELWRRLERRNERPGRGEVPITRELLDESVQRFEAPDAAELALFDRCIVHTGGS; from the coding sequence GTGGACGGGGACGAAGCGGTGGATGCGACGGCCCGGCCGGTCCTCATCCTGTACTGCGCGCTGCCGGGAGCCGGCAAAACGACAGCAGCGCGCGAGCGGGAACGCGAGACCGGCGCCATCCGGTTCAGCCCCATCCGGTTCAGCACCGACGAGTGGATGGCCGAGCTGGGCCTCGACTACTTCGATCCGCTGCGCGATCGCGTGCAGGCGCGGCTCGACCGGTTGTGGCGGCAGCTGCTCGAACGCGGGCAGAGCGTGATCCTCGAGGACGGGTCGTGGACGCGGGCCGAACGCGACGAGCTCCGGCGCCTCGCGCGGCGTTCCGGGGCGATCACCGAGCTGCACGTCTTCGACATCCCCGTCGAGGAGCTGTGGCGACGACTCGAAAGGCGCAACGAGCGTCCCGGCCGTGGTGAGGTGCCGATCACGCGAGAGCTGCTCGATGAGTCGGTGCAGAGGTTCGAGGCTCCCGATGCCGCGGAACTCGCGCTGTTCGACCGTTGCATCGTGCACACGGGTGGATCGTGA
- a CDS encoding pyridoxal 5'-phosphate synthase, producing MANTLTGDADLFLPEFDDPPAEPGGLLDEWLRRAKDRGVREALAATLATIDEDGAPDARTVALRRLTGDGVEFGTSSDSRKGRQLAADPRAAVVLYWRELLQQLRVTGRVERLGEAESDDLFSRRTREAQAATLVSEQDAPLDDLDRLRDAARDVLAADGPIGRPERWYAYRVVPELIEFWHGSPDRLHRRLRYVRGDGGAWSVSRVQP from the coding sequence ATGGCCAACACGCTCACGGGAGACGCCGACCTGTTCCTGCCGGAGTTCGACGACCCGCCCGCCGAGCCGGGCGGCCTGCTCGACGAGTGGCTCCGCCGCGCGAAGGATCGCGGCGTGCGCGAGGCGCTCGCCGCGACCCTCGCGACCATCGACGAGGACGGCGCGCCGGACGCGCGCACCGTCGCACTGAGGCGGCTCACGGGCGACGGCGTCGAGTTCGGCACATCGTCGGACAGCCGGAAGGGACGCCAGCTCGCCGCCGACCCGCGCGCGGCCGTCGTGCTGTACTGGCGCGAGCTCCTGCAGCAGCTGCGGGTGACCGGACGCGTCGAGCGGCTCGGCGAGGCGGAGTCGGACGACCTGTTCTCGCGCCGCACGCGCGAGGCGCAGGCCGCCACGCTGGTGAGCGAGCAGGATGCCCCGCTCGACGACCTCGACCGGCTGCGCGACGCCGCGCGCGACGTCCTGGCCGCCGACGGCCCGATCGGCCGCCCGGAGCGCTGGTACGCGTACCGCGTGGTTCCCGAGCTGATCGAGTTCTGGCACGGCAGCCCGGACCGCCTGCACCGCCGCCTCCGCTACGTGCGGGGCGACGGGGGCGCGTGGTCGGTCTCCCGCGTGCAGCCGTAG
- a CDS encoding ABC transporter ATP-binding protein has product MVPRNITATGLSHAFGTSPPLFSSLSFRLQPNEVYALTGPSGSGKSTLLSILAGWTQPTSGDIARVNIESIAWVFQNPHGVAARTAEDHVALPLLARGRAHGDARCEARERLAAVGLAGRALARFSELSGGEAQRLMLARGLASNPHLLLVDEPTAQLDPVTADTVNTAIHSLADQGAIVVVATHDQRTRDACTSVIRLG; this is encoded by the coding sequence ATGGTTCCGCGGAATATCACCGCGACCGGGCTATCGCATGCGTTCGGGACATCACCGCCTCTGTTCTCCTCGCTGAGCTTCCGGTTGCAGCCGAATGAGGTCTATGCGCTGACGGGACCATCGGGTTCGGGTAAGAGCACCCTCCTCAGCATCCTCGCGGGCTGGACCCAACCGACATCGGGAGACATAGCGCGGGTGAACATCGAATCGATCGCCTGGGTATTTCAGAATCCCCACGGTGTCGCCGCTCGGACGGCGGAGGATCACGTCGCGCTCCCTCTCCTGGCGCGGGGTCGCGCGCACGGCGACGCACGATGCGAGGCCCGCGAGAGGTTGGCGGCGGTCGGGCTGGCCGGACGAGCGTTGGCGCGGTTCAGTGAGCTGTCAGGCGGCGAGGCACAGCGCTTGATGCTCGCACGCGGATTGGCCTCGAACCCTCACCTTCTGCTCGTCGATGAGCCGACGGCGCAGCTCGATCCGGTGACGGCCGATACCGTGAATACCGCAATCCATTCCTTGGCCGATCAGGGCGCGATCGTCGTCGTCGCGACGCACGATCAACGGACGCGTGACGCGTGTACGAGCGTTATACGGCTCGGATGA
- a CDS encoding peptidoglycan-binding domain-containing protein codes for MNDVPIIYLSTPTPLWRDLMAGDHGPDVQSLQDELRRLGHGVRADGRFGPDTLRSVIALAKNAGVADVRTWTSFPVSRFAWLPAPTVETMTCSLQVGDQVVAGDAVAVLPPGIESARLSPEPRDVVPGERVVVVGDLVLPVDDSGNVASPDDLARLAASPAYAAYAAGATAPQASQGGSDLQRNGAAGGVPVTFRLARGLSVYSVPAAAVYAARGRSACVVADGKPAAVTIASSQFGQTLIQPEASQSIAEVSLKTSQAPPCR; via the coding sequence GTGAACGATGTTCCCATCATCTATCTTTCGACGCCGACTCCGCTCTGGCGCGACCTGATGGCAGGGGATCACGGTCCTGACGTCCAATCTCTTCAGGATGAACTCCGTCGACTGGGTCACGGCGTTCGCGCGGACGGACGTTTCGGACCAGACACGCTGAGATCCGTCATCGCATTGGCCAAGAATGCGGGAGTCGCGGATGTGCGCACCTGGACAAGCTTTCCCGTGTCACGATTCGCGTGGTTGCCGGCTCCGACAGTCGAAACCATGACGTGCTCCCTCCAAGTCGGCGACCAGGTCGTCGCCGGTGACGCGGTGGCGGTACTGCCGCCCGGCATCGAGAGCGCGCGGCTTTCGCCCGAGCCGCGCGATGTCGTGCCAGGCGAACGAGTCGTGGTCGTCGGTGACCTCGTCCTGCCCGTCGATGACTCGGGCAACGTAGCGTCCCCAGACGATCTCGCAAGACTTGCGGCATCGCCGGCATATGCGGCGTACGCGGCGGGCGCCACCGCGCCGCAGGCCTCGCAGGGCGGGTCCGACCTTCAGCGAAACGGTGCGGCCGGAGGGGTTCCTGTGACCTTCCGTCTGGCGCGGGGGCTGAGTGTCTACTCCGTTCCGGCGGCCGCGGTCTACGCTGCTCGAGGTCGAAGCGCCTGCGTTGTCGCCGATGGCAAGCCGGCCGCTGTGACCATAGCTTCGTCCCAGTTCGGCCAAACGCTGATCCAGCCTGAGGCGTCCCAATCGATAGCGGAGGTGTCCTTGAAGACGTCGCAGGCGCCGCCGTGCCGGTGA
- a CDS encoding GTP pyrophosphokinase translates to METDPAAAPLLSTRAIEALQNIDPATLSEVQAFRDDFARFIMPYKFGIDEISTKVSILREEFAELHDYNPIEHISSRLKSPESIEQKVIRKNCEPSFDAIREAITDIAGIRIVCSFVSDVYRVFDLLTAQDDVRVLRVKDYIAHPKPNGYKSLHVIVEVPVFLSEGPVLVPVEVQLRTVAMDFWASLEHKIYYKYDGEVPAGLLRDLTAAAGTASQLDLTMEDLHRQVRGDDRGTVYSLPASR, encoded by the coding sequence ATGGAAACGGATCCCGCCGCCGCCCCGCTTCTCTCCACGCGCGCCATCGAGGCGCTGCAGAACATCGACCCCGCCACCCTCAGCGAGGTGCAGGCGTTCCGGGACGATTTCGCGCGGTTCATCATGCCGTACAAGTTCGGCATCGACGAGATCTCGACCAAGGTGAGCATCCTCCGCGAGGAGTTCGCCGAGCTCCACGACTACAACCCGATCGAGCACATCTCGAGCCGCCTCAAATCGCCGGAGAGCATCGAGCAGAAGGTGATCCGCAAGAACTGCGAGCCCAGCTTCGACGCGATCCGCGAGGCGATCACCGACATCGCCGGCATCCGCATCGTCTGCAGCTTCGTCTCCGACGTCTACCGGGTGTTCGACCTGCTCACCGCGCAGGACGACGTGCGCGTCCTGCGGGTGAAGGACTACATCGCGCACCCGAAGCCGAACGGCTACAAGAGCCTGCACGTGATCGTCGAGGTGCCCGTCTTCCTCAGCGAAGGGCCGGTGCTGGTGCCGGTCGAAGTGCAGCTGCGGACGGTCGCGATGGACTTCTGGGCCAGCCTCGAGCACAAGATCTACTACAAGTACGACGGCGAGGTCCCGGCCGGCCTGCTGCGCGACCTGACCGCCGCGGCGGGCACGGCGAGCCAGCTCGACCTGACGATGGAGGACCTGCACCGGCAGGTGCGCGGCGACGACCGCGGAACCGTCTACAGCCTCCCGGCGTCGCGCTGA
- a CDS encoding MFS transporter, with protein sequence MTGADPRGVDDDALVTTASPLFADSATDRRIPRGWVVAWAAWDWGGAAFNAVITTFVFTVYLTSSLFVSPSIVAARDAETSGSGPAHAAYDAAVAVLSSGLAWGVGLAGAVVALLAPVLGQRTDGSGRRKLWLGVNTGVVVLVTASMFFVVGEPSYFLLGVALVAIGTVFYEIATVNYNAMLVQVSTPKTVGRVSGFGWGAGYLGGIVLLLIVYFGMVTGSGGLLHVPTEDGLNIRIIALIAAAWTLIFSLPVLFVVPEIPPNARTPRVGFFRSYAVLVRDIGRLWKESRNTVLFLIASALFRDGLVGVFTFGGILAQGTFGFTSGQVIIFAIAANVVAGVSTLLSGRLDDRFGPKSVIVTSLIGLIVAGLAVFFTHDLGAAAFWVGGLVLCLFVGPAQSASRTFLARVTPAGREGEVFGLYATTGRAVSFLAPTLFAVFVAVGGAQYWGILAIVLVLAAGLALLLPVQAPRRSAA encoded by the coding sequence ATGACAGGTGCCGACCCCCGCGGCGTCGACGACGACGCCCTGGTGACGACCGCGAGCCCGCTCTTCGCCGACAGCGCGACCGACCGCCGCATCCCGCGCGGGTGGGTGGTGGCGTGGGCCGCCTGGGACTGGGGCGGCGCCGCCTTCAACGCGGTCATCACGACGTTCGTCTTCACGGTCTATCTGACCAGCAGCCTCTTCGTCTCGCCCTCGATCGTGGCCGCCCGGGATGCCGAGACGAGCGGCTCGGGGCCGGCGCACGCCGCCTACGACGCCGCTGTCGCCGTGTTGTCGAGCGGGCTCGCGTGGGGCGTCGGGCTGGCGGGTGCCGTCGTCGCGCTGCTCGCGCCCGTGCTCGGCCAGCGGACGGACGGCTCCGGACGCCGCAAGCTGTGGCTGGGCGTCAACACCGGCGTCGTCGTGCTGGTCACCGCCTCCATGTTCTTCGTGGTCGGCGAGCCGTCGTACTTCCTGCTGGGCGTCGCCCTCGTCGCGATCGGGACGGTGTTCTACGAGATCGCGACCGTCAATTACAACGCCATGCTCGTGCAGGTGTCGACGCCGAAGACGGTCGGCCGCGTCAGCGGGTTCGGCTGGGGCGCCGGCTACCTGGGCGGGATCGTCCTGCTCCTCATCGTCTACTTCGGGATGGTGACCGGGTCGGGCGGTCTGCTGCACGTCCCCACCGAGGACGGCCTCAACATCCGCATCATCGCGCTGATCGCGGCGGCCTGGACGCTGATCTTCTCGCTCCCCGTGCTGTTCGTCGTTCCCGAGATCCCGCCGAACGCCCGCACCCCGCGCGTCGGCTTCTTCCGCTCGTACGCGGTGCTGGTGCGCGACATCGGCCGGCTCTGGAAGGAGAGCCGCAACACGGTCCTGTTCCTGATCGCGTCGGCCCTGTTCCGCGACGGCCTGGTCGGCGTCTTCACGTTCGGCGGCATCCTCGCCCAGGGCACCTTCGGGTTCACCAGCGGACAGGTCATCATCTTCGCCATCGCGGCGAACGTCGTCGCGGGGGTCAGCACGCTGCTGTCCGGCCGGCTGGACGACCGTTTCGGGCCGAAGTCGGTCATCGTGACCTCGCTCATCGGGCTCATCGTCGCCGGCCTCGCAGTGTTCTTCACGCACGACCTCGGCGCCGCCGCCTTCTGGGTGGGCGGCCTGGTGCTCTGCCTCTTCGTCGGGCCGGCGCAGTCGGCCAGCCGTACATTCCTGGCCCGGGTCACGCCGGCCGGACGCGAAGGCGAGGTGTTCGGGCTGTACGCGACGACCGGGCGCGCGGTGTCGTTCCTGGCGCCGACCCTGTTCGCGGTGTTCGTGGCGGTCGGCGGAGCGCAGTACTGGGGCATCCTGGCGATCGTGCTCGTGCTGGCGGCGGGGCTCGCGCTGCTGCTGCCGGTGCAGGCTCCGCGCCGCTCGGCTGCCTGA
- a CDS encoding cupin domain-containing protein — translation MSDALAGRLRRTEVQHEPSSIPGREIVQVLTEIPEGVESGWHIHPGEEVGYIVAGAVEMRIHDRPTLHLKAGDGFLIPPGTPHNARDVGPGTGEMLSTYIVEVGEPLAVFVDEGDPVTG, via the coding sequence ATGTCGGATGCGCTGGCCGGCCGGCTCCGGCGGACGGAGGTGCAGCACGAGCCGTCGTCGATCCCCGGGCGCGAGATCGTGCAGGTGCTGACCGAGATCCCGGAGGGGGTGGAGTCGGGATGGCACATCCACCCCGGCGAAGAGGTGGGCTACATCGTCGCCGGTGCGGTCGAGATGCGCATCCACGATCGCCCGACCCTGCACCTGAAAGCGGGCGACGGGTTCCTCATCCCGCCCGGCACCCCGCACAATGCGCGGGATGTCGGGCCCGGCACGGGCGAGATGCTCTCGACCTACATCGTCGAGGTGGGGGAGCCGCTCGCCGTCTTCGTCGACGAGGGCGACCCGGTCACCGGCTGA
- a CDS encoding alpha/beta fold hydrolase, whose protein sequence is MTDDAASTPTVVLVHGAFADAGSWAGVVELLLAEGAKVLAPANPLRGLTADAAYIRSVIEQIDGPVLAVGHSYGGAVITNAATGLANVRGLVYVAAFAPDEGEALGDVEAGSTDSVLNSALKPAMYPTDGGQAPELYVDPARFHEAFASDLPPDQSAVLGASQRPVAAAAFAEKTGSPAWKGLPSWAVVASGDKAAGADVIRSMAERAGADAIELEGSHVIMISQPRAVTDHILKALRAVS, encoded by the coding sequence ATGACCGATGACGCCGCATCCACCCCCACCGTCGTGCTCGTGCACGGCGCCTTCGCCGACGCGGGCAGCTGGGCGGGGGTGGTCGAACTCCTGCTCGCCGAGGGCGCGAAGGTGCTGGCGCCCGCGAATCCGCTGCGCGGGCTGACCGCCGACGCCGCCTACATCCGCAGCGTGATCGAGCAGATCGACGGGCCGGTGCTGGCCGTCGGCCACTCCTATGGCGGCGCCGTGATCACCAACGCAGCGACGGGTCTCGCAAATGTGCGCGGCCTCGTCTACGTGGCCGCGTTCGCGCCGGACGAGGGCGAGGCGCTGGGGGATGTGGAGGCCGGCTCGACCGACAGCGTGCTGAACTCGGCGCTCAAACCGGCGATGTATCCGACCGACGGAGGACAGGCCCCCGAGCTCTACGTCGACCCCGCGCGGTTCCACGAGGCGTTCGCCAGCGATCTGCCCCCGGATCAGTCGGCCGTGCTCGGAGCGTCGCAGCGGCCGGTCGCCGCGGCGGCCTTCGCCGAGAAGACCGGGTCTCCTGCGTGGAAGGGCCTGCCGTCGTGGGCGGTCGTCGCCTCCGGCGACAAGGCCGCCGGAGCCGACGTGATCCGCTCCATGGCCGAACGGGCGGGCGCCGACGCGATCGAGCTCGAAGGCTCGCACGTGATCATGATCTCGCAGCCGCGGGCGGTGACCGACCACATCCTCAAGGCGCTCAGAGCGGTCTCCTGA
- a CDS encoding MarR family winged helix-turn-helix transcriptional regulator, whose protein sequence is MSDGRQEDAPIPPEADIVALVENALLAVRRDQSRRRPPWGEGMPHGHGHHEGRGGHWGGPFGAGPFGAGPFVPGSGGSGATPGGPGAPGGAPFGDSARPGPGRRGRDGSLGRIARVRMLEALEAAEADDRNLSVSGVAAAIGVDQPRASRLVQEGVERGLVRRVPDPSDARRALIQLTSSGRAQLSELRSHRRSAVEAALSAFTPEEARTFAELFDRFVRAWPRPGETESES, encoded by the coding sequence ATGAGCGATGGACGTCAAGAGGATGCGCCGATTCCGCCGGAAGCGGACATCGTGGCCCTGGTCGAGAACGCCCTCCTGGCGGTGCGGCGCGATCAGTCGCGCCGGCGACCGCCGTGGGGAGAGGGGATGCCGCACGGGCACGGCCACCACGAGGGCCGCGGCGGTCACTGGGGCGGTCCCTTCGGCGCCGGTCCGTTCGGCGCAGGTCCCTTCGTCCCCGGGTCCGGCGGGTCGGGCGCGACCCCGGGTGGTCCCGGTGCGCCCGGCGGCGCGCCGTTCGGAGACTCCGCTCGTCCGGGCCCCGGTCGCCGGGGGCGCGACGGCTCGCTCGGCCGCATCGCCCGGGTGCGGATGCTCGAGGCGCTGGAGGCGGCGGAGGCCGACGACCGCAATCTGTCCGTGAGCGGGGTGGCCGCCGCGATCGGTGTGGACCAGCCGCGCGCGAGCCGCCTGGTGCAGGAGGGCGTAGAGCGCGGTCTGGTGCGCCGGGTCCCTGACCCGTCCGACGCGCGCCGTGCGCTCATCCAGCTGACGAGCTCTGGCCGGGCACAGCTGAGCGAGCTGCGGTCGCACCGCCGCTCCGCCGTGGAGGCTGCACTGTCGGCGTTCACCCCGGAGGAGGCGCGCACCTTCGCGGAGCTGTTCGACCGCTTCGTCCGGGCCTGGCCGCGCCCCGGCGAGACCGAGTCTGAGAGCTGA
- the idi gene encoding isopentenyl-diphosphate Delta-isomerase — MTPPREEVVLLAEDGTPIGTADKATVHTESTPLHLAFSCHLFDGEGRILVTRRALSKATWPGVWTNSFCGHPGPGEAIEEAVRRRAQDELGARIDNLTIALPDFRYRAVDAAGIVEYEVCPVYTATVVGELAPAASEVAEWAWADPRSLLSAVDATPWAFSPWLTLQLPALYADRSLEASGQL; from the coding sequence ATGACCCCACCCCGCGAAGAGGTCGTACTGCTCGCCGAGGACGGCACGCCCATCGGCACGGCGGACAAGGCGACGGTGCACACGGAGTCCACTCCCCTGCACCTCGCCTTCTCCTGCCACCTCTTCGACGGAGAGGGCCGCATCCTCGTCACCCGCCGCGCTTTGAGTAAGGCGACGTGGCCGGGAGTGTGGACCAACTCGTTCTGCGGGCACCCCGGCCCCGGCGAGGCGATCGAGGAGGCCGTCCGCCGCCGCGCGCAGGACGAGCTCGGCGCCCGCATCGACAACCTGACGATCGCGCTCCCCGACTTCCGGTACCGCGCGGTCGACGCCGCCGGCATCGTCGAGTACGAGGTGTGCCCGGTCTACACGGCCACCGTCGTCGGCGAACTGGCGCCCGCCGCGAGCGAGGTCGCCGAATGGGCATGGGCCGACCCGCGCTCGCTGCTCTCCGCGGTCGACGCGACGCCGTGGGCCTTCAGCCCCTGGCTGACCCTCCAGCTCCCCGCCCTCTACGCCGACCGGAGCCTCGAAGCTTCGGGTCAGCTGTGA
- a CDS encoding glycoside hydrolase family 16 protein: MFDDFDEPQLDRAVWLPHYLPAWSSLAETRANYLIHDSRLELSIPPDQGLWCAEEHQPPLRVSGLQTGNFSGPAGSTIGQQPFREGLRVREAQEEFRGCLVERGTVGMRASLYLGPRSMASLWLVGFEDEPERSGELCVMEVFGRDVEEDAALVGMGFHAFRDPRLAEDFERVRLPIDVTEPHAYEARWDGDEASFRVDGRVVRLLDAPPQYPLQLMLAVFDFPDWPDERSGGSAFVPTLSVDRVWAN; this comes from the coding sequence GTGTTCGACGACTTCGACGAACCGCAGCTCGACCGCGCGGTCTGGCTGCCGCACTACCTGCCCGCCTGGAGCTCGCTCGCCGAGACGCGCGCCAACTACCTGATCCACGACTCCCGCCTGGAGCTGAGCATCCCGCCCGATCAGGGGCTGTGGTGCGCCGAGGAGCACCAGCCTCCGCTGCGGGTCTCCGGGCTGCAGACCGGCAATTTCTCCGGGCCGGCCGGCTCGACGATCGGACAGCAGCCGTTCCGCGAGGGGCTGCGGGTGCGCGAGGCGCAGGAGGAGTTCCGCGGCTGCCTGGTCGAGCGCGGCACGGTCGGGATGCGCGCCTCCCTCTACCTCGGCCCGCGATCGATGGCGTCGCTCTGGCTGGTCGGGTTCGAAGACGAACCGGAGCGAAGCGGCGAGCTGTGCGTGATGGAGGTGTTCGGCCGCGACGTCGAGGAGGACGCGGCGCTGGTCGGGATGGGGTTCCATGCCTTCCGCGACCCGCGCCTCGCCGAGGACTTCGAGCGCGTCCGGCTTCCGATCGACGTCACCGAGCCGCATGCCTACGAAGCCCGGTGGGATGGGGACGAGGCGAGCTTCCGGGTCGACGGCCGGGTGGTCCGGCTGCTGGACGCGCCGCCGCAGTACCCGCTGCAGCTGATGCTCGCGGTCTTCGACTTCCCGGACTGGCCGGACGAGCGCTCCGGCGGGAGCGCGTTCGTGCCGACCCTGTCGGTCGACCGGGTGTGGGCGAACTGA
- the dcd gene encoding dCTP deaminase has product MLLSDRDIKAELGAGRISLEPFEAEMVQPSSIDVRLDRFFRLFDNHKYPFIDPAEDQPELTRFVEVDADQPFILHPGEFVLGSTFELVSLPDDVAARLEGKSSLGRLGLLTHSTAGFIDPGFSGHVTLELSNVATLPIKLWPGMKIGQMCFFRLSSAAERPYGSAEYSSRYQGQRGPTASRSYLNFHRTDVSTTEAGRPA; this is encoded by the coding sequence GTGCTTCTCTCCGATCGCGACATCAAGGCCGAGCTGGGTGCCGGGCGGATCTCTCTGGAGCCGTTCGAGGCGGAGATGGTCCAGCCGTCGAGCATCGACGTGCGGCTCGACCGGTTCTTCCGGCTCTTCGACAACCACAAGTACCCGTTCATCGACCCGGCCGAGGACCAGCCCGAGCTGACCCGCTTCGTCGAAGTGGATGCGGATCAGCCGTTCATCCTGCACCCCGGCGAGTTCGTCCTGGGCTCCACGTTCGAGCTGGTGAGCCTGCCCGACGACGTCGCGGCGCGCCTGGAGGGCAAGAGCTCGCTCGGTCGGCTCGGACTGCTGACCCACTCCACCGCCGGGTTCATCGACCCGGGGTTCTCGGGTCACGTGACCCTCGAGCTGAGCAACGTGGCGACGCTCCCGATCAAGCTGTGGCCGGGCATGAAGATCGGCCAGATGTGCTTCTTCCGTCTGTCGTCGGCGGCCGAGCGGCCGTACGGATCGGCGGAGTACTCGTCCCGGTATCAGGGGCAGCGCGGGCCGACGGCGTCCCGGTCGTATCTCAACTTCCACCGCACCGACGTCTCCACCACCGAGGCGGGGCGACCCGCCTGA
- a CDS encoding DUF7144 family membrane protein has product MSDARTTGWVGWAYFAAVMLFIGAAIDLFYGIMAIIGPNTAYFVGSGGGVASFDVAAWGWWSVIVGVLLLLAGLFLLRGAMWARVVAVVIAAVSAVSHVMSLPAQPWWSAIAITLDVLVIYAVTVHGRELRR; this is encoded by the coding sequence ATGTCGGATGCCAGAACCACCGGCTGGGTCGGGTGGGCCTATTTCGCGGCGGTCATGCTGTTCATCGGGGCGGCGATCGACCTGTTCTACGGGATCATGGCGATCATCGGCCCGAATACGGCCTACTTCGTCGGCTCCGGCGGCGGGGTGGCGTCGTTCGACGTCGCGGCGTGGGGGTGGTGGTCGGTGATCGTGGGCGTGCTCCTGCTGCTGGCCGGCCTCTTCCTGCTCCGGGGGGCGATGTGGGCGCGCGTCGTGGCCGTGGTGATCGCCGCGGTCAGCGCCGTCTCCCACGTGATGTCGCTTCCGGCGCAACCGTGGTGGTCGGCCATCGCGATCACGCTCGACGTGCTGGTGATCTACGCCGTCACCGTGCACGGACGAGAACTTCGCCGCTAG
- a CDS encoding DUF1269 domain-containing protein: MTDQPYVAIAAQYASEDEAVADFDRLHARYKERGHHAAFDAAVVVRDTEGKVSIPKRDDGGKHHGGRKGLAIGLAGGLVVALFPAVALGGALLAGGAGGAGIGALAGHISKKSSAEDLKAISETLHAGSSGIVVVVDPSEADEIERLLTNATGITKKQIAVDEEKLENEVQDAAD, from the coding sequence ATGACCGATCAACCCTATGTGGCGATCGCCGCACAGTACGCGAGCGAGGACGAGGCGGTGGCGGACTTCGACCGCCTCCACGCCCGCTACAAGGAGCGCGGCCACCATGCGGCGTTCGACGCGGCGGTGGTGGTCCGCGACACGGAGGGGAAGGTCTCGATCCCGAAGCGGGACGACGGCGGCAAGCACCACGGCGGCCGCAAAGGGCTCGCCATCGGGCTCGCCGGCGGACTGGTCGTCGCGCTGTTCCCGGCCGTCGCGCTCGGAGGCGCTCTCCTGGCCGGCGGCGCCGGCGGGGCGGGCATCGGCGCGCTCGCGGGCCACATCTCCAAGAAGTCGTCCGCCGAGGACCTCAAGGCGATCAGCGAGACCCTGCACGCGGGGAGCTCGGGCATCGTGGTGGTCGTCGACCCCAGCGAGGCGGACGAGATCGAACGGCTGCTGACCAACGCGACCGGCATCACCAAGAAGCAGATCGCCGTCGACGAGGAGAAGCTGGAGAACGAGGTTCAGGACGCGGCGGACTGA